A genome region from Panicum virgatum strain AP13 chromosome 4K, P.virgatum_v5, whole genome shotgun sequence includes the following:
- the LOC120704899 gene encoding putative GDP-L-fucose synthase 2 — protein MPSHGAVANDDGMSFLGDKSAKVFLAGHKGMLGSAVHRRLAALGFTNVVGRTRAELDLTCEAAVRKFFDAERPRYVILAAGKVGGLHASSAAPVDFMTENLRITTNVLAAARHCGTVRKLLFLATSAVYPADAPQPIPESALLAGPPAPGNEWYAIPKIVGIKMCQAYRAELGMDAIVAAPNNLYGPREPFPSESSHVIPALIRRFHRAKAAGAPEVAVWGSGLQLREFTHADDAADAIVLLMDRYSGAEHVNVGSGREVTVRELAEMVREVVGYEGRVVWDTTRPDGVMRRLLDSSKMRAMGWEPKVDLRDGLKKLYEGYLRGSVVTNFETMSR, from the coding sequence ATGCCTTCCCACGGGGCTGTTGCCAACGATGATGGCATGTCGTTCCTCGGCGACAAGTCCGCGAAGGTCTTCCTCGCCGGCCACAAAGGCATGCTGGGCTCCGCCGTGCACCGCCGCCTGGCCGCGCTGGGCTTCACCAACGTCGTCGGCCGCACCCGCGCGGAGCTGGACCTCACCTGCGAGGCCGCGGTGCGCAAGTTCTTCGACGCAGAGCGGCCCCGCTACGTGATCCTCGCCGCGGGCAAGGTGGGCGGCCTGCAcgccagctccgccgcgccggtcgACTTCATGACCGAGAACCTCCGCATCACCACCaacgtcctcgccgccgcccgccactgcGGCACCGTGCGCAAGCTGCTCTTCCTCGCCACCTCCGCCGTCTACCCCGCGGACGCCCCGCAGCCGATCCCGGAGTCCGCGCTCCTCGccggcccgccggcgccggggaacGAGTGGTACGCCATCCCCAAGATCGTGGGCATCAAGATGTGCCAGGCCTACCGCGCCGAGCTCGGCATGGACGCCATCGTGGCGGCGCCCAACAACCTGTACGGCCCGCGCGAGCCGTTCCCGTCGGAGAGCTCCCACGTCATCCCGGCGCTCATCCGCCGCTTCCACCGCGccaaggccgccggcgcgcccgaGGTCGCCGTATGGGGCTCCGGCCTCCAGCTGCGCGAGTTCACGCACGCCGACGACGCCGCGGACGCCATCGTGCTGCTCATGGACAGGTACTCGGGCGCCGAGCACGTCAACGTCGGGAGCGGGCGCGAGGTGACGGTGCGCGAGCTCGCGGAGATGGTGAGGGAGGTGGTCGGTTACGAGGGGCGGGTCGTCTGGGACACGACCCGGCCGGACGGTGTGATGAGGCGGCTGCTGGATAGCTCCAAGATGAGGGCCATGGGGTGGGAGCCCAAGGTCGATCTGAGGGATGGGCTCAAGAAGCTGTACGAGGGGTACCTGCGTGGCAGCGTCGTCACCAACTTTGAAACCATGAGCAGATGA
- the LOC120704900 gene encoding probable GDP-L-fucose synthase 1 — translation MGTATAADPHPSFLADKDAKVFVAGHRGLVGSAVLRRLLSLGFTSVVVRTHAELDLTRQADVEAFFAAERPRYVVLAAAKVGGIHANSTFPADFIAANLQIQTNVVDAALRCGSVRKLLFLGSSCIYPKFAPQPITESALLSGPLEPTNEWYAVAKIAGIKMCQAYRIQHGLDAVSAMPTNLYGPHDNFHPENSHVLPALIRRFHEAKACDAPEVVVWGSGSPLREFLHVDDLADAVIFLMDQYSGLEHVNVGSGSEVTIKELAELVKEVVGFQGKLVWDSSKPDGTPRKLMDSSKIQGMGWKPKIALKEGLVETYKWYVENVVSDKK, via the exons ATGGgcaccgccacggccgccg ATCCGCACCCCTCCTTCCTCGCCGACAAGGACGCCAAGGTCTTCGTCGCCGGGCACCGGGGCCTCGTCGGGTCCGCGgtcctgcgccgcctcctctcGCTCGGCTTCACCTCCGTCGTCGTCCGGACCCACGCCGAGCTCGACCTCACCCGCCAGGCCGACGTCGAGGCCTTCTTCGCCGCCGAGCGCCCGCGCTacgtcgtcctcgccgccgccaaggtCGGCGGCATCCACGCCAACTCCACCTTCCCGGCCGACTTCATCGCCGCCAACCTCCAGATCCAGACCaacgtcgtcgacgccgcgcTGCGCTGCGGCTCCGTCCGCAAGCTCCTCTTCCTGGGCTCCTCCTGCATCTACCCCAAGTTCGCGCCGCAGCCCATCACCGAGAGCGCGCTCCTTTCCGGCCCGCTCGAGCCCACCAACGAGTGGTACGCCGTCGCCAAGATCGCCGGCATCAAGATGTGCCAGGCATACCGCATCCAGCACGGCCTCGACGCCGTCTCCGCCATGCCCACCAACCTCTACGGCCCGCACGACAACTTCCACCCGGAGAACTCGCACGTCCTGCCCGCGCTCATCCGCAGGTTCCACGAGGCCAAGGCCTGCGACGCCCCCGAGGTCGTCGTCTGGGGCTCGGGCTCGCCGCTGCGGGAGTTCCTGCACGTCGATGACCTCGCCGACGCGGTCATCTTCTTGATGGACCAGTACTCCGGGCTGGAGCACGTCAATGTGGGGAGTGGCAGCGAGGTCACCATCAAGGAGCTCGCTGAgttggtgaaggaggtggtgggGTTCCAGGGGAAGCTGGTGTGGGACTCCAGCAAGCCGGACGGCACACCCAGGAAGCTCATGGATAGCTCCAAGATACAAGGCATGGGGTGGAAGCCCAAGATCGCCCTCAAGGAGGGCCTCGTCGAAACCTACAAATGGTATGTTGAGAATGTCGTCTCCGACAAGAAGTAG
- the LOC120704901 gene encoding E3 ubiquitin-protein ligase GW2-like isoform X2: MGHQVTNAFQKGQEKKGCLASFPPFPLSPQLKKRSHPTHTSYPRLRPHLHRLCTRTAAAAAKAINHGPCHGCLRKRSAGMGNVVVSSVQVRRRLPAVEERLTRPRRLVRELPDLDAGRLHRLIRGGDLAPCFDAAEDAGDGRAEECPICFYFYPSLNRSKCCGKGICTECFLQLMPSKTSKAVHCPFCKTKSYAIEYRGAQPTSEKKIKQQGEQKVNESKLRIHSKSQIAGKISLP, from the exons ATGGGGCACCAAGTCACCAACGCATTTCAAAAGggacaagaaaaaaaaggatgcCTTGCTTCCTTCCCTCCATTTCCCCTCTCTCCTCAGCTCAAAAAGCGCAGCCACCCCACCCACACTTCATATCCTCGTCTCCGTCCACACCTGCATCGGCTTTGCACCCGaactgcggctgctgctgcgaaGGCTATAAACCACGGCCCCTGCCACGGCTGCCTTCGCAAGCGTAGCGCAGGCATGGGCAACGTCGTCGTCTCGAGCGTgcaggtccggcggcggctgcctgcGGTGGAGGAGCGGctcacgcggccgcgccgcctcgtCCGGGAGCTGCCCGACCTTGACGCCGGCCGCCTGCATCGCCTCatccgcggcggcgacctcgcgcCGTGCTTCGACGCGGCCGAGGACGCCGGCGACGGGCGAGCGGAGGAGTGCCCGATTTGCTTCTAC TTCTATCCGAGTCTGAATAGATCCAAGTGTTGCGGCAAAGGGATCTGCACCG AATGCTTCTTACAGTTGATGCCATCCAAGACTTCTAAAGCTGTCCA CTGTCCTTTCTGCAAAACCAAGTCTTACGCAATTGAATACCGAGGTGCCCAACCAACAAGTGAGAAGAAAATTAAACAGCAG GGAGAACAAAAAGTCAATGAGAGCAAATTGAGAATACATTCAAAATCTCAAATTGCTGGCAAAATTAGTCTACCTTAA
- the LOC120704901 gene encoding fibroin heavy chain-like isoform X1, protein MASNRVLALAVLVVLVSVGVANCRPVRSNLGLGIGAGGGLGIGLDLGLGGGASSASSSGQGSGYGAWSGPNGGSYAASGHGSGTGSGFGYGSGSAYGGAGNGGSASGCGSGTSPCSGSGLGSGSVGLGTSINVGVGVGANGGITGSADCNTGSGTGFASGGGSYRSRGHESSNVGKGSVSGVGLGGSTGFSSGSNVGPSGGCSNCGSGSGSGSAGGSYSGSAGGSGSSASSGSGSGMSTSSGFGASGSGSSSMAGSGSSSGSAGMSYGSSGAGSSSGASSSSNSNFGSVSGAGSSSGSFSASGSGSNSISSSGSSSGSNAASGSGSGSSSSSWSGSGSSAGSNAAPGNVAQTGAGSSSESGSFSGANAGSNSNSGAWSNSNSGASSTTLSGSGADAGASSNAGSSTSSWSGSGANSGSFSGAGSSSWSSSSSGSTSSSGSGFGQGFGAGQGFGGGFGPGARPGGFGMGGGGAFEAGYGFGAGAGGGNTGWVKKHH, encoded by the exons ATGGCCTCGAACAGAGTCCTTGCTCTTGCCGTTCTTGTGGTGCTAGTCTCTGTAGGCGTTGCAAACTGCAGGCCGGTGAGGAGCAATCTAGGCCTCGGCATTGGCGCCGGCGGAGGCCTCGGCATTGGGCTTGATCTTGGGTTGGGTGGTGGTGCTAGCTCGGCGTCCAGCTCAGGCCAGGGATCGGGCTACGGTGCCTGGTCCGGTCCAAATGGTGGTTCGTATGCCGCATCTGGGCATGGGTCGGGCACGGGCTCTGGGTTTGGGTACGGCTCCGGCTCTGCCTATGGAGGAGCCGGGAATGGGGGCTCAGCTTCTGGTTGTGGCTCGGGCACATCACCGTGCTCGGGCTCGGGTTTGGGCTCGGGGTCGGTCGGCTTAGGCACATCTATCAACGTCGGTGTCGGTGTTGGTGCAAATGGTGGAATTACTGGTAGTGCAGATTGTAATACTGGTTCTGGCACGGGCTTTGCATCGGGCGGAGGCTCGTATCGTTCACGTGGGCACGAGTCATCCAATGTTGGTAAGGGTTCGGTTTCAGGGGTTGGTTTAGGCGGATCCACTGGGTTTAGTAGTGGTTCTAATGTTGGGCCAAGCGGTGGATGCTCTAATTGTGGGTCTGGGTCAGGCTCAGGATCAGCTGGTGGCTCGTACTCGGGATCAGCTGGTGGCTCTGGCTCATCCGCTAGCTCCGGCTCTGGGTCTGGCATGAGCACAAGCTCAGGCTTCGGTGCATCTGGTTCTGGTTCGAGCTCTATGGCGGGATCAGGCTCGTCATCCGGATCTGCAGGAATGTCCTACGGCTCCTCAG GTGCGGGTTCATCGAGTGGAGCGAGCAGCAGCTCTAACTCAAACTTCGGCTCCGTATCAGGTGCTGGCTCGAGCTCTGGCTCCTTCAGCGCATCAGGCAGTGGTTCAAACTCCATATCTAGCTCGGGGTCAAGCTCTGGCTCCAACGCCGCATCTGGCTCGGGCTCTGGTTCTAGCTCGAGCTCGTGGTCTGGCTCCGGCTCTAGCGCTGGTTCCAACGCAGCGCCCGGCAACGTGGCTCAAACAGGCGCAGGCTCGAGCTCCGAATCCGGCTCGTTCTCCGGCGCCAACGCTGGCTCAAACTCGAACTCGGGCGCATGGTCCAACTCCAACTCCGGGGCTAGTTCAACTACGTTATCCGGCTCCGGAGCTGATGCTGGTGCCAGTTCAAACGCTGGCTCGAGCACGAGCTCCTGGTCCGGCTCCGGCGCAAACTCTGGCTCCTTCTCAGGTGCCGGGTCGTCGAGCTGGTCGAGCTCGTCGTCTGGCTCCACCTCCAGCTCGGGTTCTGGGTTCGGCCAGGGCTTTGGCGCAGGCCAAGGGTTCGGAGGCGGGTTTGGGCCTGGAGCCCGCCCGGGAGGCTTCGGCatgggtggcggcggagcgtTTGAAGCCGGGTACGGGTTCGGcgccggagctggcggcggGAACACTGGTTGGGTTAAGAAGCACCATTAA